A window of Mycolicibacterium fluoranthenivorans contains these coding sequences:
- a CDS encoding TIGR03668 family PPOX class F420-dependent oxidoreductase, which yields MTVPATDLFAAAPVAVLATVGDGVPHVVPVVFAVSGDTLYTAVDAKRKSTQRLRRLANIEANPAVSLLVDHYAEDWTQLWWVRADGTAEIHSHGDQMAIGYALLRAKYRQYERTALDGPVVAVTVSRWSSWHA from the coding sequence ATGACGGTTCCCGCCACCGACCTCTTCGCTGCGGCACCCGTCGCGGTGCTGGCGACCGTCGGGGACGGGGTACCGCACGTGGTGCCGGTGGTCTTCGCCGTCAGCGGCGACACGCTGTACACCGCGGTGGACGCAAAACGTAAGTCCACCCAGCGGTTGCGGCGGCTGGCCAATATCGAGGCCAATCCCGCGGTGAGCCTGCTTGTCGACCATTACGCCGAGGACTGGACCCAACTGTGGTGGGTACGCGCCGACGGCACCGCCGAAATCCATTCCCACGGCGACCAGATGGCGATCGGTTATGCGTTGTTGCGGGCCAAGTATCGGCAATACGAGCGCACCGCACTGGACGGTCCGGTGGTGGCGGTCACCGTCAGCCGATGGTCTTCCTGGCACGCCTGA
- a CDS encoding ABC transporter substrate-binding protein, whose translation MRKSGLVAMTATAALTVALVTSCAPPQKNEEQSANKASTATSAADFGGMDGLIEAAKKEGELNVIALPPDWANYGAIIEAFTAKYGIKVNSAQPGANSQEEINAAQQQKGRSTAPDVFDLGQSVALANTDVFAPYKVEHFGEISDDFKDPKGLWVNDYGGYMSIGFDSTSVGVIAGVDDLLKPELKGKVALNGDPTQAGSAFSGVMMASVSQGGSPDDIAPGVEFFGKLKEAGNFLPVDPTPATIASGQTPVVIDWDYLNVAQSKKVPGWKVIIPHNAAVAGYYFQAINKDAPHPAAARLWQEFLYSDQGQNLYLAGGARPVRADSMVTKGSIDRAVYGTLPPVDGAATFVSVEQNKKATEYLKANWAKVVG comes from the coding sequence ATGAGGAAATCAGGACTTGTCGCGATGACCGCCACCGCCGCGCTGACCGTCGCACTCGTCACGTCCTGCGCGCCGCCGCAGAAGAACGAGGAGCAGAGCGCGAACAAGGCGAGCACTGCGACCTCGGCCGCCGATTTCGGCGGGATGGACGGCCTGATCGAGGCCGCCAAGAAGGAGGGTGAACTCAACGTCATCGCCCTGCCGCCGGATTGGGCCAACTACGGCGCCATCATCGAGGCCTTCACCGCCAAGTACGGCATCAAGGTGAACTCGGCCCAGCCCGGTGCCAACAGCCAGGAGGAGATCAACGCCGCCCAGCAGCAGAAGGGCCGTAGCACCGCACCCGACGTGTTCGACCTGGGGCAGTCGGTCGCACTGGCCAACACCGACGTGTTCGCGCCGTACAAGGTGGAGCACTTCGGCGAGATCTCCGATGACTTCAAGGATCCGAAGGGGCTCTGGGTCAACGACTACGGCGGCTACATGTCCATCGGTTTCGATTCCACCAGTGTGGGGGTCATTGCCGGCGTGGACGACCTGCTCAAGCCGGAGTTGAAGGGCAAGGTGGCGCTCAACGGCGATCCGACCCAAGCCGGTTCCGCGTTCTCCGGGGTGATGATGGCGTCGGTGTCCCAGGGTGGGTCGCCGGACGATATCGCCCCCGGTGTCGAGTTCTTCGGCAAGTTGAAGGAGGCGGGTAACTTCCTCCCGGTGGATCCGACCCCGGCCACCATCGCCTCGGGACAGACCCCGGTGGTGATCGACTGGGATTACCTCAACGTCGCGCAATCCAAGAAGGTGCCCGGCTGGAAGGTGATCATTCCGCACAACGCCGCCGTCGCCGGTTACTACTTCCAGGCGATCAACAAGGATGCGCCGCATCCGGCGGCAGCCCGCCTGTGGCAGGAGTTCCTCTACAGCGACCAGGGGCAGAACCTGTACCTGGCCGGTGGCGCCCGACCGGTGCGTGCGGACTCGATGGTGACCAAGGGCTCCATCGACCGCGCCGTATACGGCACGCTGCCGCCGGTCGACGGCGCCGCGACGTTCGTGTCGGTGGAGCAGAACAAGAAGGCCACCGAGTATCTGAAAGCCAATTGGGCCAAGGTAGTCGGCTGA
- a CDS encoding ABC transporter permease: MRRIREALPLLPFLAVVAVFLIIPTGTVLVNAVVVDGHFSLARIGALFTEAPLAALGRSLVLSGSTALIGGVFGAMLAWLIVGSPPASTLRRAVLSLCSVLAQFGGVALAFAFLATIGLNGVLTVWAQEAFGWDLAGSGWLFGLPGLILVYCYFQIPLMVIVFLPALDGLRVQWREAAVSLGAGPWQYWREVGVPLLTPAFLGSVLLLFANAFAAYATAAALVSQGSPIVPLLIRAALTSEVVLGQSGFAYALALEMIVVVAVVMVAYNALVRRTARWLQ, from the coding sequence GTGCGCCGTATCCGAGAGGCGTTGCCGCTGCTGCCGTTCCTGGCGGTGGTGGCGGTGTTCCTGATCATCCCGACCGGGACGGTTCTGGTGAACGCGGTCGTCGTGGACGGGCATTTCTCGCTGGCCCGGATCGGGGCGCTGTTCACCGAGGCGCCGCTGGCGGCACTGGGCCGCAGCCTGGTGTTGTCCGGCAGCACCGCGCTGATCGGTGGGGTGTTCGGGGCGATGCTGGCCTGGCTGATCGTCGGGAGTCCGCCCGCCTCGACGCTGCGCAGGGCGGTGCTGTCGCTATGTAGTGTGCTGGCCCAGTTCGGCGGGGTGGCACTGGCGTTCGCGTTCCTGGCCACCATCGGGCTCAACGGTGTGCTGACGGTGTGGGCCCAAGAGGCGTTCGGCTGGGATCTGGCCGGATCGGGTTGGCTCTTCGGCCTGCCCGGGCTGATCCTGGTGTACTGCTACTTCCAGATCCCGTTGATGGTCATCGTGTTCCTGCCTGCCCTCGACGGATTACGGGTGCAGTGGCGTGAGGCGGCCGTCAGTCTGGGGGCAGGGCCGTGGCAGTACTGGCGTGAGGTCGGGGTGCCGTTGCTGACCCCGGCCTTCCTCGGTTCGGTCCTGTTGTTGTTCGCCAACGCCTTTGCCGCTTATGCCACCGCCGCAGCGTTGGTCAGCCAGGGCAGCCCCATCGTGCCGCTGTTGATCCGGGCCGCGCTGACCAGTGAAGTCGTCCTGGGCCAGTCCGGGTTCGCCTACGCGCTGGCGCTGGAGATGATCGTCGTCGTCGCGGTGGTCATGGTGGCCTACAACGCGCTGGTGCGCCGCACCGCGAGGTGGCTGCAGTGA
- the car gene encoding carboxylic acid reductase has translation MTNDMSDERFELRLDHLYDTDPQFAAAAPSAEVIAAVDEPGLRLPAVVKTVLQGYGDRPALGQRAVEFVADPATGRTVASLLPRFETITHRQLWDRVQAIANAWQNHPVAIGDRVAILGFTSVDYTTVDTALTQLGAVSVPLQTSASVAALQPIVAETEPVLIATSIDYLDDAVALVAGANTAHLVVFDYHPEIDDQREAVEAAQARLGSGVSVEALADVLERGAGLPDIEGVTGSEDDPLSLLIYTSGSTGAPKGAMYLESKVANIWRPAANAHWDDSQGKVPSIVLSFMPMSHVMGRGILYGALAAGGTVNFAARADLSTFLDDLALTRPTQLNFVPRIWDMLFQEFQSRTAHGADDDEVLADMRENLLGGRYVSALTGSAPISPELKAWVERLLDQHLLEGYGSTEAGSVFVDGRITRPPVLDYKLVDVPELGYRLSDVPHPRGELLVKSTQLFPGYYKRPEITAQMFDEDGFYRTGDIVAELGPDEVRYVDRRNNVLKLAQGEFVTVSKLEAAFTTSPLVQQIYIYGNSSRPYLLAVVVPSDPDATKAAIAQSLKDTARAADLQSYEIPRDFLVETTPFTVENGLLTGIRKLAWPKLKERYGAELEELYAELADGQANELQTLRQHGAEAPVLETVSRAAVALLGAASSDVAPDAHFTDLGGDSLSALTFGNLLQEIFGVEVPVSVIVSPASDLATIAAHIETQRAGGTGRPTFTSVHGAGAKEVHAADLTLDKFIDAATLAAAPTLPKAKGEVRTVLLTGATGFLGRYLALEWLERMDLVDGKLICLVRARSNEEARARLDKTFDSGDPKLLAHYRELAAEHLEVIAGDKGEADLGLDKATWQRLADTVDFIVDPAALVNHVLPYSELFGPNALGTAELIRIALTTKIKPFAYVSTIGVGDQIEPGTFVEDADVRTISATRAINDSYANGYGTSKWAGEVLLREAHDLAGLPVSVFRCDMILADTTYAGQLNLPDMFTRMMFSLVATGVAPKSFNELDAQGNRQRAHYDGLPVEFIAEAISTLGAHVGAGFETYHVMNPYDDGISMDTFVDWLVEAGYKIERVNDYADWLDRFETTLRALPDRQRQASLLPLLHNYQRPGVPVNGAMAPTEVFRAAVQDAKIGPDKDIPHVSPAVIVKYITDLQLLGLL, from the coding sequence ATGACCAACGACATGAGCGATGAGCGTTTCGAGCTCCGCCTCGACCACCTGTACGACACCGACCCGCAGTTCGCCGCCGCGGCGCCCAGCGCCGAGGTGATCGCCGCCGTCGACGAGCCCGGCCTGCGTCTGCCCGCCGTCGTCAAGACCGTGTTGCAGGGGTACGGCGACCGGCCCGCGCTGGGCCAGCGCGCCGTCGAATTCGTTGCCGATCCCGCGACGGGGCGGACGGTGGCCTCGTTACTGCCGCGGTTCGAGACCATCACCCACCGGCAGCTGTGGGACCGGGTCCAGGCGATCGCCAACGCCTGGCAGAACCATCCAGTCGCCATCGGGGATCGGGTCGCGATCCTCGGCTTCACCAGCGTCGACTACACCACCGTCGACACCGCGCTGACCCAGCTGGGCGCCGTCTCGGTGCCGCTGCAGACCAGCGCGTCGGTCGCGGCATTGCAGCCGATCGTCGCCGAGACCGAACCCGTCCTGATCGCGACGAGCATCGACTACCTCGATGACGCCGTCGCTCTGGTGGCGGGCGCGAACACCGCGCACCTGGTGGTCTTCGACTACCACCCCGAGATCGACGACCAGCGTGAGGCCGTCGAGGCCGCACAGGCCCGGCTGGGCTCCGGCGTCAGCGTCGAGGCGCTCGCCGACGTCCTGGAGCGCGGTGCCGGTCTGCCCGATATCGAAGGTGTCACCGGCTCCGAAGACGACCCGCTGTCCCTGCTGATCTACACCTCGGGCAGCACCGGAGCGCCCAAGGGTGCGATGTACCTGGAGAGCAAAGTCGCCAACATCTGGCGACCGGCCGCCAACGCACACTGGGACGACAGTCAGGGCAAGGTGCCCTCGATCGTGCTGAGCTTCATGCCGATGAGCCACGTGATGGGCCGCGGCATCCTCTACGGCGCACTGGCCGCCGGTGGCACCGTCAACTTCGCCGCCCGTGCGGACCTGTCGACCTTCCTGGATGACCTGGCGCTGACCCGCCCGACCCAGCTGAACTTCGTGCCGCGTATCTGGGACATGCTGTTCCAGGAATTCCAGAGCCGCACCGCGCACGGCGCGGACGATGATGAGGTGCTCGCCGATATGCGCGAGAACCTGCTCGGCGGGCGCTATGTCAGCGCGCTGACCGGTTCGGCACCCATCTCACCGGAACTCAAGGCCTGGGTCGAGCGCCTGCTCGACCAGCACCTGCTGGAGGGTTACGGCTCCACCGAGGCGGGCTCGGTGTTCGTCGACGGCCGGATCACCCGTCCGCCGGTGCTGGACTACAAACTGGTCGATGTCCCCGAACTGGGCTACCGGCTCTCCGACGTCCCGCACCCGCGCGGTGAGCTGCTGGTCAAATCCACCCAGCTGTTCCCGGGTTACTACAAGCGCCCCGAGATCACCGCGCAGATGTTCGACGAGGACGGTTTCTACCGGACCGGCGATATCGTCGCCGAACTCGGGCCCGACGAGGTCCGCTACGTGGACCGGCGCAACAACGTGCTCAAGCTGGCCCAGGGCGAGTTCGTCACCGTCTCCAAGCTGGAGGCGGCGTTCACCACCAGCCCGCTGGTGCAGCAGATCTACATCTACGGCAACAGCTCTCGGCCGTACCTGCTGGCCGTCGTCGTGCCCAGCGACCCCGACGCGACCAAGGCGGCCATCGCCCAGTCGCTGAAGGACACCGCCCGGGCCGCAGACCTGCAGAGCTACGAGATCCCGCGGGATTTCCTGGTGGAGACCACGCCGTTCACGGTGGAGAACGGTCTGCTGACCGGGATCCGGAAGCTGGCCTGGCCCAAGCTCAAGGAGCGCTACGGCGCCGAACTGGAGGAGTTGTACGCCGAGCTCGCCGACGGCCAGGCCAACGAATTGCAGACCCTGCGCCAGCACGGTGCCGAGGCGCCGGTGCTGGAGACGGTCTCCCGCGCCGCGGTCGCCCTGCTGGGCGCGGCCAGCAGCGATGTGGCGCCGGATGCGCACTTCACCGATCTGGGTGGGGATTCATTGTCGGCGTTGACATTCGGGAATCTTCTGCAGGAGATCTTCGGTGTCGAGGTGCCGGTGTCGGTGATCGTGAGTCCGGCCTCGGATCTGGCGACCATCGCCGCGCATATCGAGACGCAGCGCGCCGGGGGTACCGGCCGGCCCACCTTCACCTCGGTCCATGGCGCCGGAGCCAAGGAAGTCCATGCCGCGGACCTGACCCTGGACAAGTTCATCGATGCCGCGACATTGGCTGCGGCACCGACACTTCCGAAGGCGAAAGGTGAGGTGCGCACCGTCCTGTTGACCGGTGCGACCGGGTTCCTGGGGCGCTATCTGGCCCTGGAGTGGCTGGAGCGGATGGACCTGGTCGACGGGAAGCTGATCTGCCTGGTCCGGGCACGCAGCAATGAGGAGGCGCGGGCTCGGCTGGACAAGACTTTCGATAGTGGTGACCCGAAACTCCTTGCGCACTACCGGGAACTGGCTGCCGAGCATCTCGAGGTGATCGCCGGTGACAAGGGTGAGGCCGATCTCGGGTTGGACAAGGCCACCTGGCAGCGGCTGGCCGATACGGTGGACTTCATCGTCGATCCGGCGGCGCTGGTCAATCACGTGCTGCCCTACAGCGAGTTGTTCGGCCCCAATGCGTTGGGGACCGCGGAGCTGATCCGGATTGCGCTGACGACGAAGATCAAGCCGTTCGCCTACGTCTCCACCATCGGCGTCGGCGACCAGATCGAGCCGGGCACGTTCGTCGAGGATGCCGATGTCCGGACCATCAGTGCCACCAGGGCCATCAACGACAGCTATGCCAACGGTTACGGCACCAGCAAGTGGGCCGGTGAGGTGTTGCTGCGCGAAGCGCACGATCTTGCCGGATTGCCGGTGTCGGTGTTCCGCTGTGACATGATCCTGGCTGATACCACCTACGCCGGACAGCTGAACCTGCCCGACATGTTCACCCGGATGATGTTCAGCCTGGTGGCCACGGGTGTGGCGCCTAAGTCGTTCAATGAGCTTGATGCGCAGGGTAATCGGCAGCGTGCCCACTACGACGGGCTGCCGGTCGAGTTCATCGCGGAGGCCATCTCGACACTCGGCGCCCATGTCGGCGCGGGCTTCGAGACCTATCACGTGATGAATCCGTACGACGACGGCATCAGCATGGACACCTTCGTCGACTGGCTGGTCGAAGCCGGCTACAAGATCGAACGCGTCAACGACTACGCCGACTGGCTCGACCGGTTCGAAACCACCCTGCGGGCCCTGCCCGACAGGCAGCGCCAGGCCTCGCTGCTGCCGCTACTGCACAACTACCAGCGGCCCGGCGTCCCGGTCAACGGTGCCATGGCCCCGACCGAGGTGTTCCGCGCTGCCGTGCAGGACGCGAAAATCGGTCCTGACAAGGACATCCCGCATGTCAGCCCCGCGGTGATCGTGAAGTACATCACCGACCTGCAGTTGCTCGGCCTGCTGTAG
- a CDS encoding ABC transporter permease: MLFGVFFLVPLYAMADFATRDLGGGGRTLAAWRSLVTDDELTGAILTSLLLAVLTVVAMLALLVPTMIWVRLRTPWARGPVEFLCLLPLTIPALVVVVGLRNVYLWVTYLLGESPLTLTFVYVVLVLPFAYRALDAALAAIDLQTLAEAARSLGAGWTTTIARVIVPNIWSGIVAAAFISIAVVLGEYTVASLSGYMTLPVQIVTIGKADGPTSVAASLATLVFGFVLLLVLSMVTRRGRRG; this comes from the coding sequence ATGCTGTTCGGGGTGTTCTTCCTCGTTCCGCTCTATGCGATGGCCGATTTCGCCACCAGGGACCTGGGTGGCGGCGGGCGCACCCTGGCGGCGTGGCGCAGTCTGGTCACCGACGATGAGCTCACCGGCGCGATCCTCACCTCACTTCTGCTGGCCGTGCTGACGGTCGTGGCGATGCTCGCGCTGTTGGTACCGACGATGATCTGGGTGCGGTTGCGCACACCGTGGGCCCGTGGGCCGGTCGAGTTCCTGTGTCTGTTGCCGTTGACGATTCCCGCGCTGGTGGTCGTCGTCGGCCTGCGCAACGTCTACCTGTGGGTGACCTACCTGCTCGGGGAATCCCCGCTGACCCTCACCTTCGTCTACGTCGTACTGGTGCTGCCGTTCGCCTACCGGGCACTGGACGCGGCCCTGGCGGCGATCGATCTGCAGACCCTCGCCGAGGCGGCCCGCTCACTGGGGGCGGGTTGGACCACGACCATCGCGCGGGTCATCGTGCCCAATATCTGGTCGGGCATCGTGGCGGCGGCGTTCATCTCGATCGCGGTGGTGCTCGGCGAGTACACGGTGGCGTCGCTGTCGGGGTATATGACGTTGCCGGTGCAGATCGTCACGATCGGCAAGGCCGACGGGCCGACGTCGGTGGCTGCCTCACTGGCCACCCTGGTGTTCGGTTTCGTTCTGCTGCTTGTTCTTTCGATGGTGACCAGAAGGGGGCGTCGAGGATGA
- the car gene encoding carboxylic acid reductase produces MSTATQDERLERRIADLIANDPQFAAARPDATVAEAAEAPGIRLPQIVQTVLQGYADRPALGQRAVEFVTDPATGRTTAALLPRFETVTYGELWNRVRSAAAALYDSGVAAGDRVAILGFTSADYTVIDTALGQIGAVSVPLQSSSSASALAPILAETEPRVIAASIGYVDEAVELALTGHAPERVLVFDYHPEVDDQREALAAAVEALSAAAVVVETLSEALARGRELAQAPAPSGADLNPLSLLIYTSGSTGAPKGAMYLESQVASFWQRSSESWFGPSVASINLNFMPMSHVMGRGILYSTLAAGGTCYFAARADLSTLLEDLALARPTELNFVPRVWEMLYQEFQSRTAHGTDEDSVLADMRDNLLGGRYVDAMTGSAPITDALKSWVESFLGIHLREGYGSTEAGMVFFDGRVQRPPTIDYKLVDVPDLGYYHTDQPYPRGELLVKTVNLFPGYYKRPEVTAGVFDEDGFYRTGDIVAELGPDEIRYVDRRNNVLKLAQGEFVTLAKLEAAFSNNSPLVRQIYVYGNSAQPYLLAVVVPTEDAQARWSHDELKRNIAASFQDVAKALELQSYEVPRDFLVETTPFTVENGLLTGIRKLAWPKLKAHYGPALEELYAELADGQARELRELRSAGADAPVIETVVRAAAALLGAATSDVAPDAHFTDLGGDSLSALTFGNLLQEIFGVEVPVSVIVSPASDLATIAAHIETQRAGGTGRPTFSSVHGRHAAEVTASELTLDKFLDSATLAAAPSLPKAGSEIRTVLLTGATGFLGRYLALEWLERMDLVDGKLICLVRARSNEEARARLDKTFDSGDPKLLAHYRELAAEHLEVIAGDKGEADLGLDKATWQRLADTVDFIVDPAALVNHVLPYSELFGPNALGTAELIRIALTTKIKPFAYVSTIGVGDQIEPGTFVEDADVRTMSATRAINDSYANGYGTSKWAGEVLLREAHDLAGLPVSVFRCDMILADTTYAGQLNLPDMFTRMMFSLVATGIAPGSFYQRDAAGKRQASHYDGLPVEFIAEAISTLGAHVQDGFATYHVMNPYDAGISMDTFVDWLVEAGYKIERVDDYAEWLSRFETTLRGLPDKQRQASLLPLLHNYQHPETPLNGSIAPTEVFRAAVQDAKIGADKDIPHVSAPVIVKYITDLQLLGLI; encoded by the coding sequence ATGTCCACAGCTACCCAGGACGAACGGCTCGAACGCCGCATCGCCGACTTGATCGCCAATGATCCGCAGTTCGCCGCGGCGCGACCCGACGCCACCGTCGCCGAGGCCGCCGAAGCCCCCGGGATCAGACTCCCGCAGATCGTCCAGACCGTCCTGCAGGGCTACGCCGACCGGCCGGCCCTCGGGCAGCGCGCCGTCGAGTTCGTCACCGATCCGGCCACCGGCCGGACGACGGCCGCGCTCCTCCCTCGGTTCGAGACCGTCACCTACGGGGAGCTGTGGAACCGGGTTCGCTCGGCCGCCGCCGCGCTGTACGACTCCGGTGTGGCAGCAGGTGACCGGGTGGCCATCCTCGGCTTCACCAGTGCCGACTACACCGTCATCGACACGGCCCTGGGCCAGATCGGTGCGGTTTCCGTTCCGCTGCAGTCGAGTTCGTCCGCTTCCGCGCTGGCGCCCATCCTGGCCGAGACCGAGCCGCGGGTCATCGCTGCCAGTATCGGATATGTCGACGAGGCCGTCGAGCTCGCGCTCACCGGCCACGCACCCGAGCGCGTCCTCGTGTTCGACTACCACCCGGAGGTCGACGACCAGCGCGAAGCCCTGGCCGCTGCAGTCGAGGCGTTGAGCGCGGCAGCCGTGGTCGTCGAAACCCTGTCCGAGGCGCTGGCGCGCGGCCGCGAGCTGGCACAGGCCCCCGCGCCCAGCGGTGCGGACCTCAACCCGCTGTCCCTGCTGATCTACACCTCGGGCAGCACCGGTGCCCCGAAGGGCGCGATGTATCTGGAAAGCCAGGTCGCGTCGTTCTGGCAGCGCTCGAGCGAGTCGTGGTTCGGCCCGAGCGTCGCCTCGATCAACCTGAACTTCATGCCGATGAGCCACGTGATGGGCCGCGGCATCCTGTACAGCACCCTGGCCGCGGGCGGTACCTGCTACTTCGCCGCTCGCGCCGACCTGTCCACCCTCCTGGAGGACCTGGCACTGGCCCGGCCCACCGAGCTGAACTTCGTTCCCCGCGTGTGGGAGATGCTCTATCAGGAATTCCAGAGCCGCACCGCGCACGGCACCGATGAGGACTCGGTCCTCGCCGACATGCGGGACAACCTGCTCGGCGGGCGCTATGTGGACGCCATGACCGGCTCCGCCCCGATCACCGATGCGCTGAAGTCCTGGGTGGAGTCGTTCCTCGGTATCCACCTTCGCGAGGGTTACGGCTCCACCGAGGCCGGCATGGTGTTCTTCGACGGACGGGTGCAACGGCCGCCGACCATCGACTACAAACTGGTCGACGTCCCCGACCTCGGTTACTACCACACCGATCAGCCGTATCCGCGCGGCGAACTTCTGGTCAAGACGGTCAACCTGTTCCCCGGCTACTACAAGCGGCCGGAGGTCACCGCGGGCGTGTTCGACGAGGACGGTTTCTACCGGACCGGCGATATCGTCGCCGAACTCGGGCCGGACGAGATCCGCTATGTGGACCGGCGCAACAACGTGCTCAAGCTGGCCCAGGGCGAGTTCGTCACCCTGGCCAAACTCGAAGCCGCGTTCAGCAACAACAGCCCGCTGGTGCGGCAGATCTACGTGTACGGCAACAGCGCTCAGCCTTATCTGCTGGCCGTGGTGGTACCCACCGAGGATGCCCAGGCGCGCTGGTCGCACGACGAGCTCAAGCGGAACATCGCCGCCTCGTTCCAGGATGTCGCCAAGGCGCTGGAGCTGCAGAGCTACGAGGTGCCCCGGGATTTCCTGGTGGAGACCACGCCGTTCACGGTGGAGAACGGTCTGCTGACCGGGATTCGGAAGCTGGCCTGGCCCAAGCTCAAGGCCCATTACGGACCCGCACTCGAGGAGCTGTACGCCGAGCTCGCCGACGGGCAGGCTCGTGAGTTGAGAGAGCTCCGATCTGCCGGTGCCGACGCGCCGGTGATCGAGACGGTGGTGCGCGCTGCCGCGGCACTGCTCGGTGCGGCGACCTCGGATGTGGCGCCGGATGCGCACTTCACCGATCTGGGTGGGGATTCATTGTCGGCGTTGACATTCGGGAATCTTCTGCAGGAGATCTTCGGTGTCGAGGTGCCGGTGTCGGTGATCGTGAGTCCGGCCTCGGATCTGGCGACCATCGCCGCGCATATCGAGACGCAGCGCGCCGGTGGCACCGGCCGGCCCACCTTCTCCTCCGTGCACGGCCGGCATGCGGCCGAGGTCACCGCGAGTGAGCTCACGTTGGACAAGTTCCTGGATTCCGCGACGTTGGCGGCGGCACCGTCGCTTCCGAAGGCGGGCAGCGAGATTCGCACGGTGTTGTTGACCGGTGCGACCGGGTTCCTGGGGCGCTATCTGGCCCTGGAGTGGCTGGAGCGGATGGACCTGGTCGACGGGAAGCTGATCTGCCTGGTCCGGGCACGCAGCAATGAGGAGGCGCGGGCTCGGCTGGACAAGACCTTCGACTCGGGTGACCCGAAACTCCTTGCGCACTACCGGGAACTGGCTGCCGAGCATCTCGAGGTGATCGCCGGTGACAAGGGTGAGGCCGATCTCGGGTTGGACAAGGCCACCTGGCAGCGGCTGGCCGATACGGTGGACTTCATCGTCGATCCGGCGGCGCTGGTCAATCACGTGCTGCCCTACAGCGAGTTGTTCGGCCCCAATGCGTTGGGGACCGCGGAGTTGATCCGGATTGCGCTGACGACGAAGATCAAGCCGTTCGCCTACGTCTCCACCATCGGCGTCGGCGACCAGATCGAGCCGGGCACGTTCGTCGAGGATGCCGATGTCCGGACCATGAGCGCCACCAGGGCCATCAACGACAGCTATGCCAACGGTTACGGCACCAGCAAGTGGGCCGGTGAGGTGTTGCTGCGCGAGGCGCACGATCTTGCCGGATTGCCGGTGTCGGTGTTCCGCTGCGACATGATCCTGGCCGATACCACCTACGCCGGACAGCTGAACCTGCCCGACATGTTCACCCGGATGATGTTCAGCCTGGTGGCCACCGGGATCGCACCCGGATCGTTCTACCAACGCGATGCCGCGGGCAAGAGGCAGGCGTCGCACTACGACGGGTTGCCGGTGGAGTTCATCGCCGAGGCCATCTCGACGCTCGGTGCGCACGTTCAGGACGGGTTCGCGACGTATCACGTGATGAATCCGTACGACGCTGGCATCAGCATGGACACCTTCGTCGACTGGCTGGTCGAGGCGGGCTACAAGATCGAACGCGTCGACGACTACGCCGAGTGGTTGTCCCGGTTCGAGACGACGCTGCGCGGGCTGCCCGACAAGCAGCGCCAGGCCTCGCTGCTGCCGCTACTGCACAACTACCAGCACCCGGAGACCCCGCTGAACGGTTCGATCGCGCCGACCGAGGTGTTCCGTGCCGCGGTGCAGGACGCGAAAATCGGTGCGGACAAGGACATCCCGCATGTCAGCGCGCCGGTGATCGTGAAGTACATCACCGACCTGCAGTTGCTCGGCCTGATCTAG